A genomic stretch from Prionailurus bengalensis isolate Pbe53 chromosome E2, Fcat_Pben_1.1_paternal_pri, whole genome shotgun sequence includes:
- the LOC122495271 gene encoding extensin-like, giving the protein MRPCPRPRSSPAAGGEGDKRFQGTSRAVPGRAPGPLPPPTAGRPLAGRPHELVTPVSCPRTDSPVFWVSHFATVRSRPGTASPPVSSSSRARGRGTLPATRKGPVSREATQPPLPLLWLRLCRSFGPLHHPAPSARRGLRAVGVPGCHFFVSCDTSSVTEAPAAWRPGAEEGEASPQRGVTSVSGRLAWAGPPPHPTPPHRTPAPASGRARACPCQSARAHAPVRAGPCARTRLSVCARLCLCVRARLPVRVRAPAPAGGGALPPPVFPTPSPSPIPSPPPLAPQPPLTAPLTLLSAALCSLLPILFLPLPPLTSPPPPGSTRAWHSPPLAHTPPFSASLLLRPALSRLLARSLARSLSTLGSPLFSSLVPVRSPPFLRLLSSLSCSALAFSSRPWPSSPSFSVAVPVPPRPLPLSPPCVSAFLPRLASRLPVRSSAPHPPLLSRTVFCPRPSSPVRSLPLPTLCLHLSPSFSFPRRRSPRHRLPSPRLSLRTSPQPVFSVSLPRAPPHCVCFPLRFLFPSFLPAPLSCWLPSLLSPPLQSLSLFPLSPL; this is encoded by the exons ATGCGCCCTTGTCCCCGACCCCGCTCCAGTCCGGCAGCTGGAGG GGAAGGGGACAAGCGTTTCCAGGGCACGAGCCGAGCC gtcccCGGCCGCGCCCCCGGCCCCCTGCCGCCTCCGACAGCGGGGAGGCCCCTGGCCGGTCGCCCCCACGAGCTGGTGACACCCGTCTCCTGCCCCCGAACAGACAGCCCCGTGTTTTGGGTGTCCCATTTCGCGACAGTCAGGTCACGTCCCGGGACCGCCAGCCCGCCCGTCTCCAGCTCCTCGCGCGCCCGGGGCCGGGGGACACTGCCGGCGACCCGGAAGGGCCCCGTCTCTCGGGAGGCGACACAGCCTCCCTTGCCTCTTCTCTGGCTCCGGCTCTGTCGTTCCTTCGGCCCCCTTCATCACCCGGCTCCTTCCGCACGCCGTGGGCTCCGGGCTGTCGGTGTTCCCGGCTGTCACTTCTTCGTCTCCTGTGACACTTCTTCCGTGACAGAAGCGCCCGCGGCGTGGCGGCCGGGCGCCGAGGAGGGAGAGGCGTCTCCGCAGCGGGGTGTGACCTCGGTCTCCGGTCGCCTCGCCTGGGccgggcccccaccccaccccaccccaccccaccggaCCCCGGCCCCGGCTTCTGGGCGTGCGCGTGCCTGCCCCTGCCAGtctgcgcgcgcgcacgcgcctGTCAGGGCCGGcccgtgcgcgcgcacgcgcctGTCTGTGTGCGCGCGCCTGTGCCTCTGCGTCCGCGCGCGTCTACCTGTGCGCGTGCGCGCCCCGGcccctgcgggggggggggccctccccCCGCCAGTGTTTCcgaccccctctccctcccccatcccttcccctccccctctcgctccCCAGCCGCCCCTCACTGCCCCCCTCACTCTTCTCAGCGCGGCTTTGtgctctctcctccccatcctttttcttccactccctcccctcacctccccaccccctccgggCTCCACGCGCGCCTGGCACTCCCCGCCCCTCGCTCACACCCCTCCTTTCTCGGCCTCTCTCCTCCTCCGCCCCGCTCTATCCCGCCTGCTCgcccgctcgctcgctcgctcgctctccaCACTCGGGTCCCCCTTGTTCTCGTCTCTAGTTCCCGTCcgctctccccccttcctccgCCTGCTCTCCTCCCTGTCCTGCTCCGCCTTGGCCTTCTCGTCGCGGCCCTGGCCGagctctccctccttctctgtcgcTGTCCCCGTTCCTCCCCGTCCCCTTCCGCTCTCCCCGCCCTGCGTCTCTGCCTTCTTACCCCGTCTGGCCTCGCGGCTCCCGGTTCGCTCCTCCGCTCcgcaccctcccctgctctcccggACCGTCTTCTGCCCCCGCCCGTCTTCTCCCGTGCGTTCCCTTCCACTTCCGACTCTCTGCCttcacctctctccctccttctccttccccagacGTCGTTCTCCCCGCCACcgtctcccctctccccgcctctctctccgGACCTCCCCCCAGCCTGTCTTCTCGGTCTCCCTTCCTCGTGCCCCTCCTCATTGCGTGTGTTTCCCCCTGcgctttctcttcccttctttcctcccggctcccctctcctgctggcttccatcccttctctccccaccccttcaatctctctccctctttcctctctctcctctctga